The Xiphophorus couchianus chromosome 5, X_couchianus-1.0, whole genome shotgun sequence genome includes a region encoding these proteins:
- the LOC114143927 gene encoding testis-expressed protein 2-like isoform X2, protein MTSQYPSHGAKSTDKKPSVVAPKLHVQRSPSKEAITIHFSALGKEEEEEEDGLFITARPTASAPLDDSNIVTALEASEEMFDGASLDSAAGVAVMPDSSRFSPSSSNHSNRSPTQTLSSHVLEQKASSANSSPIKSLSFPSTLAWAKSPSSDTESREGPTSAPTSSVRHRQLMKNLVKSLSSDTSQDSSSSSTSYRLPDSRLNLNLLKQFAQSRMPSAALASVNDSKTAPPSPLVSPDNRSFFKVSEVEARFEDTKRRLTEAISEPLQLLSKIMDEKSGGGIYRPKGLSASATELSTISSVCRNQESNNNYCIKEEDGVDVQAESPNSWTSVGAESLDEPSADTKSPNKLSLLSLSALAKQEEEDFCILNSEDFETCTDTEGEGNEGTATTQAGSQLPQSGSLDPSNDDECEVCEQAPNVPYYTLAFLTLLVYGCFVLPIPGYIRGMLFGIGVGFFLAIGVVWLTGPKSRGLEKRHSRKLSKIIRLDVKEPETYKGWMNEISNYDPETYHATLTQSVFVRLEGSIIRLSKPNHNISRRAGHSEPKPDVSFVSQKIYDLRNSKVYLTPLNLAKKRVWNKKYPICIELGRQDDFMSKIDEPDEGRLEDGETLSAGINQEGTSEAQDRRSSLFKRELTIFLFGRTGREKEDWFQRFLSASNVRVNMKKRPSVGISTKATISDCHSPRSSRTSSDEAMAPLFKSRDTTSSLTLSGSSRSKLFLEYSVYMASLLQNHQADNLTSAGFAQSPQSSPGVDKKVQSNTSAPEQPKGQEEDSVAWVNAALGRLFWDFLTEPYWCEQVSKKIQMKLSKIRLPYFMNELTLTELDMGTSTPRILGASAPSVDSRGLWFDLEISYNGSFLMTLETKMILNRLGKEEESLRLGEFGKDGPRTYCLSASDEESSSAGSSDEEDNADISNDSAGSESLVGGRRSSKIMRFVDKIAKSKYFQKATETEFIKKKLEEVSNTPLLLTVEVQQLRGTLAVNIPPPPTDRIWYGFRIPPHLELKARPKLGEREVTLFHVTDWIEKKLYQEFQKILVMPNMDDVWLTLMHSAMDHRTAGGPLVSFPGIEKLS, encoded by the exons ATGACCAGCCAGTATCCTAGCCATGGAGCGAAATCCACAGATAAAAAGCCATCTGTCGTGGCCCCTAAACTCCATGTCCAGCGATCACCATCAAAGGAGGCCATTACCATCCACTTCTCAGCTCTTggaaaggaggaagaagaggaggaagatggtCTGTTCATCACAGCCCGTCCTACAGCTTCAGCTCCTCTGGACGACTCTAATATCGTGACGGCCCTGGAAGCAAGTGAGGAAATGTTTGACGGGGCATCTCTGGATTCTGCAGCTGGTGTTGCTGTCATGCCTGATTCCTCTAGGTTTTCTCCCAGTTCAAGTAATCACTCTAACCGTTCTCCTACACAAACTCTGTCTTCACATGTCCTTGAGCAAAAGGCCTCATCTGCCAATTCTTCTCCCATAAAATCTCTGAGCTTTCCCTCCACCTTAGCCTGGGCAAAGTCACCTTCCTCAGACACTGAGTCCCGTGAAGGGCCCACCTCTGCTCCGACATCCTCAGTTAGACACAGACAACTCATGAAAAATCTTGTCAAATCTTTATCGTCGGATACATCCCAAGACTCGTCCTCTTCTTCCACATCGTACCGTCTTCCAGATTCTCGTCTTAACCTGAATCTCTTAAAGCAATTTGCACAGTCAAGGATGCCGTCTGCTGCCTTGGCATCAGTTAACGACTCTAAAACTGCCCCCCCCTCGCCATTGGTGTCGCCAGACAACCGAAGCTTCTTTAAAGTCTCGGAAGTCGAAGCACGATTTGAAGACACTAAGCGGCGTCTCACGGAAGCCATTTCCGAACCACTCCAGCTTCTCAGCAAGATCATGGATGAAAAGAGTGGTGGTGGCATTTACCGGCCTAAGGGGCTCTCTGCCAGTGCCACAGAACTCTCCACCATCAGTTCTGTCTGTAGGAACCAGgagagcaacaacaactactGCATCAAAGAGGAAGATGGAGTTGACGTTCAGGCAGAAAGCCCCAACAGCTGGACCTCTGTTGGAGCCGAATCACTTGATGAGCCCTCTGCTGACACTAAAAGCCCCAACAAACTATCTTTACTTTCCTTGTCTGCACTGGcaaaacaggaggaggaggacttTTGCATTTTGAACAGTGAAGACTTTGAGACTTGCACTGACACAGAGGGTGAGGGTAATGAAGGAACTGCTACTACTCAAGCTGGCAGTCAACTCCCACAAAGTGGTAGTTTGGACCCAAGCAATGATGATGAATGTGAAGTGTGTGAGCAAGCACCTAATGTGCCATACTATACTCTCGCTTTCCTTACTCTTCTGGTCTATGGATGCTTTGTATTGCCAATTCCAGGCTATATTAGAGGAATGCTATTTGGGATTGGGGTAGGATTCTTTTTGGCCATCGGTGTTGTTTGGCTCACAGGGCCAAAATCACGTGGACTTGAAAAGAGACATTCAAGAAAACTGTCGAAAATCATCAGGTTGGACGTCAAAGAGCCAGAAACATACAAG gGCTGGATGAATGAGATATCGAACTACGACCCAGAGACATACCATGCCACACTTACTCAGTCTGTGTTTGTTCGCCTTGAGGGCTCTATCATTCGTCTTTCCAAACCCAACCACAACATTTCCCGCCGTGCTGGACACAGCGAACCAAAGCCTGATGTGAGCTTTGTCAGTCAGAAGATATATGACCTTCGCAACAGCAAG GTCTATTTAACACCTTTAAATCTAGCCAAAAAGAGAGTATGGAACAAAAAATATCCCATCTGCATTGAACTTGGGAGACAAGATGACTTCATGTCAAAGATAGATGAGCCAGATGAGGGCAGGTTGGAGGATGGCGAGACTTTGAGTGCTGGGATTAATCAAGAGGGAACCAGTGAAGCACAGGACCGGCGGTCCTCCCTGTTCAAAAGAGAGTTGACCATCTTCCTGTTTGGGCGGACGGGGAGGGAGAAAGAGGATTGGTTTCAGCGCTTCCTCTCAGCCTCTAACGTCAGAGTGAATATGAAGAAAAGACCTTCTGTTGGGATCAGTACAAAAG CCACAATCTCAGACTGTCACAGCCCCAGAAGTAGCCGCACCTCTAGCGACGAAGCCATGGCACCACTGTTCAAGTCAAGAGACACCACAAGCTCCCTGACATTATCAGGGAGTTCCAGGAGCAAGCTGTTTTTAGAATACAGTGTGTACATGGCCTCCTTGCTGCAAAACCACCAGGCAGACAATCTCACATCTGCTGGCTTTGCTCAGAGCCCGCAGAGCAGCCCTGGAGTTGATAAAAAG GTTCAGAGCAATACATCAGCTCCGGAGCAGCCCAAGGGACAGGAAGAGGACTCTGTTGCCTGGGTGAACGCAGCCCTTGGCAGACTCTTCTGGGACTTCCTGACTGAGCCCTACTGGTGTGAACAAGTCTCCAAGAAGATTCAGATGAAGCTCAGCAAGATACGA CTGCCTTACTTCATGAATGAGCTCACCCTGACAGAACTGGACATGGGGACAAGCACTCCCAGAATTCTTGGAGCATCTGCACCTTCCGTTGACTCCCGAG gTCTCTGGTTTGATTTGGAGATCTCCTACAACGGCTCCTTCCTGATGACTCTGGAAACCAAGATGATTCTTAATCGACTGGGAAAGGAGGAAGAGAGTCTCCGCTTGGGGGAATTTGGCAAAGATGG GCCTCGGACCTACTGCCTTTCTGCTAGTGATGAAGAGTCATCAAGTGCAGGTTCATCAGATGAAGAAGACAACGCGGACATCTCAAATGATTCAGCTGGATCAGAAAG TCTAGTGGGTGGACGTAGATCGAGCAAGATTATGCGCTTTGTGGACAAGATTGCCAAATCCAAATACTTTCAGAAGGCCACTGAGACAGAGTTCATCAAAAAAAAGTTGGAGGAAGTGTCCAACACACCCCTCCTCCTCACTGTGGAGGTTCAGCAACTCAGAGGAACTCTAGCTGTCAacattcctcctcctcccactgACAGGATTTG GTATGGCTTTAGGATACCACCTCACTTGGAACTGAAGGCTCGACCAAAACTTGGGGAAAGAGAAGTGACTCTGTTTCATGTTACAGACTGGATTGAGAAAAAACTGTACCAGGAATTCCAG AAAATCCTTGTAATGCCAAACATGGATGACGTGTGGCTGACTTTAATGCACTCTGCCATGGACCATCGAACAGCTGGCGGACCCTTAGTCAGCTTCCCAGGAATCGAGAAGCTGTCCTGA
- the LOC114143927 gene encoding testis-expressed protein 2-like isoform X1, with translation MTSQYPSHGAKSTDKKPSVVAPKLHVQRSPSKEAITIHFSALGKEEEEEEDGLFITARPTASAPLDDSNIVTALEASEEMFDGASLDSAAGVAVMPDSSRFSPSSSNHSNRSPTQTLSSHVLEQKASSANSSPIKSLSFPSTLAWAKSPSSDTESREGPTSAPTSSVRHRQLMKNLVKSLSSDTSQDSSSSSTSYRLPDSRLNLNLLKQFAQSRMPSAALASVNDSKTAPPSPLVSPDNRSFFKVSEVEARFEDTKRRLTEAISEPLQLLSKIMDEKSGGGIYRPKGLSASATELSTISSVCRNQESNNNYCIKEEDGVDVQAESPNSWTSVGAESLDEPSADTKSPNKLSLLSLSALAKQEEEDFCILNSEDFETCTDTEGEGNEGTATTQAGSQLPQSGSLDPSNDDECEVCEQAPNVPYYTLAFLTLLVYGCFVLPIPGYIRGMLFGIGVGFFLAIGVVWLTGPKSRGLEKRHSRKLSKIIRLDVKEPETYKGWMNEISNYDPETYHATLTQSVFVRLEGSIIRLSKPNHNISRRAGHSEPKPDVSFVSQKIYDLRNSKVYLTPLNLAKKRVWNKKYPICIELGRQDDFMSKIDEPDEGRLEDGETLSAGINQEGTSEAQDRRSSLFKRELTIFLFGRTGREKEDWFQRFLSASNVRVNMKKRPSVGISTKATISDCHSPRSSRTSSDEAMAPLFKSRDTTSSLTLSGSSRSKLFLEYSVYMASLLQNHQADNLTSAGFAQSPQSSPGVDKKVQSNTSAPEQPKGQEEDSVAWVNAALGRLFWDFLTEPYWCEQVSKKIQMKLSKIRLPYFMNELTLTELDMGTSTPRILGASAPSVDSRGLWFDLEISYNGSFLMTLETKMILNRLGKEEESLRLGEFGKDGHRPRTYCLSASDEESSSAGSSDEEDNADISNDSAGSESLVGGRRSSKIMRFVDKIAKSKYFQKATETEFIKKKLEEVSNTPLLLTVEVQQLRGTLAVNIPPPPTDRIWYGFRIPPHLELKARPKLGEREVTLFHVTDWIEKKLYQEFQKILVMPNMDDVWLTLMHSAMDHRTAGGPLVSFPGIEKLS, from the exons ATGACCAGCCAGTATCCTAGCCATGGAGCGAAATCCACAGATAAAAAGCCATCTGTCGTGGCCCCTAAACTCCATGTCCAGCGATCACCATCAAAGGAGGCCATTACCATCCACTTCTCAGCTCTTggaaaggaggaagaagaggaggaagatggtCTGTTCATCACAGCCCGTCCTACAGCTTCAGCTCCTCTGGACGACTCTAATATCGTGACGGCCCTGGAAGCAAGTGAGGAAATGTTTGACGGGGCATCTCTGGATTCTGCAGCTGGTGTTGCTGTCATGCCTGATTCCTCTAGGTTTTCTCCCAGTTCAAGTAATCACTCTAACCGTTCTCCTACACAAACTCTGTCTTCACATGTCCTTGAGCAAAAGGCCTCATCTGCCAATTCTTCTCCCATAAAATCTCTGAGCTTTCCCTCCACCTTAGCCTGGGCAAAGTCACCTTCCTCAGACACTGAGTCCCGTGAAGGGCCCACCTCTGCTCCGACATCCTCAGTTAGACACAGACAACTCATGAAAAATCTTGTCAAATCTTTATCGTCGGATACATCCCAAGACTCGTCCTCTTCTTCCACATCGTACCGTCTTCCAGATTCTCGTCTTAACCTGAATCTCTTAAAGCAATTTGCACAGTCAAGGATGCCGTCTGCTGCCTTGGCATCAGTTAACGACTCTAAAACTGCCCCCCCCTCGCCATTGGTGTCGCCAGACAACCGAAGCTTCTTTAAAGTCTCGGAAGTCGAAGCACGATTTGAAGACACTAAGCGGCGTCTCACGGAAGCCATTTCCGAACCACTCCAGCTTCTCAGCAAGATCATGGATGAAAAGAGTGGTGGTGGCATTTACCGGCCTAAGGGGCTCTCTGCCAGTGCCACAGAACTCTCCACCATCAGTTCTGTCTGTAGGAACCAGgagagcaacaacaactactGCATCAAAGAGGAAGATGGAGTTGACGTTCAGGCAGAAAGCCCCAACAGCTGGACCTCTGTTGGAGCCGAATCACTTGATGAGCCCTCTGCTGACACTAAAAGCCCCAACAAACTATCTTTACTTTCCTTGTCTGCACTGGcaaaacaggaggaggaggacttTTGCATTTTGAACAGTGAAGACTTTGAGACTTGCACTGACACAGAGGGTGAGGGTAATGAAGGAACTGCTACTACTCAAGCTGGCAGTCAACTCCCACAAAGTGGTAGTTTGGACCCAAGCAATGATGATGAATGTGAAGTGTGTGAGCAAGCACCTAATGTGCCATACTATACTCTCGCTTTCCTTACTCTTCTGGTCTATGGATGCTTTGTATTGCCAATTCCAGGCTATATTAGAGGAATGCTATTTGGGATTGGGGTAGGATTCTTTTTGGCCATCGGTGTTGTTTGGCTCACAGGGCCAAAATCACGTGGACTTGAAAAGAGACATTCAAGAAAACTGTCGAAAATCATCAGGTTGGACGTCAAAGAGCCAGAAACATACAAG gGCTGGATGAATGAGATATCGAACTACGACCCAGAGACATACCATGCCACACTTACTCAGTCTGTGTTTGTTCGCCTTGAGGGCTCTATCATTCGTCTTTCCAAACCCAACCACAACATTTCCCGCCGTGCTGGACACAGCGAACCAAAGCCTGATGTGAGCTTTGTCAGTCAGAAGATATATGACCTTCGCAACAGCAAG GTCTATTTAACACCTTTAAATCTAGCCAAAAAGAGAGTATGGAACAAAAAATATCCCATCTGCATTGAACTTGGGAGACAAGATGACTTCATGTCAAAGATAGATGAGCCAGATGAGGGCAGGTTGGAGGATGGCGAGACTTTGAGTGCTGGGATTAATCAAGAGGGAACCAGTGAAGCACAGGACCGGCGGTCCTCCCTGTTCAAAAGAGAGTTGACCATCTTCCTGTTTGGGCGGACGGGGAGGGAGAAAGAGGATTGGTTTCAGCGCTTCCTCTCAGCCTCTAACGTCAGAGTGAATATGAAGAAAAGACCTTCTGTTGGGATCAGTACAAAAG CCACAATCTCAGACTGTCACAGCCCCAGAAGTAGCCGCACCTCTAGCGACGAAGCCATGGCACCACTGTTCAAGTCAAGAGACACCACAAGCTCCCTGACATTATCAGGGAGTTCCAGGAGCAAGCTGTTTTTAGAATACAGTGTGTACATGGCCTCCTTGCTGCAAAACCACCAGGCAGACAATCTCACATCTGCTGGCTTTGCTCAGAGCCCGCAGAGCAGCCCTGGAGTTGATAAAAAG GTTCAGAGCAATACATCAGCTCCGGAGCAGCCCAAGGGACAGGAAGAGGACTCTGTTGCCTGGGTGAACGCAGCCCTTGGCAGACTCTTCTGGGACTTCCTGACTGAGCCCTACTGGTGTGAACAAGTCTCCAAGAAGATTCAGATGAAGCTCAGCAAGATACGA CTGCCTTACTTCATGAATGAGCTCACCCTGACAGAACTGGACATGGGGACAAGCACTCCCAGAATTCTTGGAGCATCTGCACCTTCCGTTGACTCCCGAG gTCTCTGGTTTGATTTGGAGATCTCCTACAACGGCTCCTTCCTGATGACTCTGGAAACCAAGATGATTCTTAATCGACTGGGAAAGGAGGAAGAGAGTCTCCGCTTGGGGGAATTTGGCAAAGATGG GCACAGGCCTCGGACCTACTGCCTTTCTGCTAGTGATGAAGAGTCATCAAGTGCAGGTTCATCAGATGAAGAAGACAACGCGGACATCTCAAATGATTCAGCTGGATCAGAAAG TCTAGTGGGTGGACGTAGATCGAGCAAGATTATGCGCTTTGTGGACAAGATTGCCAAATCCAAATACTTTCAGAAGGCCACTGAGACAGAGTTCATCAAAAAAAAGTTGGAGGAAGTGTCCAACACACCCCTCCTCCTCACTGTGGAGGTTCAGCAACTCAGAGGAACTCTAGCTGTCAacattcctcctcctcccactgACAGGATTTG GTATGGCTTTAGGATACCACCTCACTTGGAACTGAAGGCTCGACCAAAACTTGGGGAAAGAGAAGTGACTCTGTTTCATGTTACAGACTGGATTGAGAAAAAACTGTACCAGGAATTCCAG AAAATCCTTGTAATGCCAAACATGGATGACGTGTGGCTGACTTTAATGCACTCTGCCATGGACCATCGAACAGCTGGCGGACCCTTAGTCAGCTTCCCAGGAATCGAGAAGCTGTCCTGA